In one Arachis duranensis cultivar V14167 chromosome 9, aradu.V14167.gnm2.J7QH, whole genome shotgun sequence genomic region, the following are encoded:
- the LOC110272401 gene encoding putative disease resistance protein RGA4, whose protein sequence is MGVCTKGISAICTGYETTFGETFYDNNNRGFPSLQLCHLHWSKQNQSLIFVFLSSRCDRQGDHQEESSELVAIGKEIIKKCGGSPLAALALGGAMNSRSTEKEWVEVQRSDLWSLPEENDIMRVLRLSYSCLSPTLKQCFGFCAIFPKDEEIMKQDLIHLWIANGFISSRLNLEVEEVGDMVWNELCQKSFFQYVRSDDSSGNIYFKMHDLVHDLAQSVSEQECIYLESEKQSLGDFSRNLHHIGFSALNRSQLKKRDLEKVESLRTLYKLNIDQPTPTNHSLRVLCIYRGKKPSFGSLTCLRYLELCDLDNIKSLPPSICNLRKLEILKLIALWRLHDLPKQLTKMQNLRHLIIEACTSLSSMFPDAHKLRDLRTLSKYIVKSEKGHSLTELRDLNLGGRLNISGLGNVGSISEAEDANLKGKQDLRELILSWSNSGWRKSVVGAEEVLEALQPHSTLKLLTIHAYEGLHWPTWMGNNSATNNLISLHFYDCQNCHLPPVGKLPCLKKLVVSGMDDVQYIDEDESYDNVEATPLFRSLEELEVHKLPNMERLLKRETTHMLLSLSYLYINNCPKLQLPCLPSVKKLHVRECSNEQLKSISNLNGLNDLDLHGSDQVLCFPEGMRDNMTSLATLEIYSFRELKELPSDITKLTALSHLTINDCGKLECLPEQGWEGLSSLRELSIEFCESLRSLPDGVRHLTSLQSLTINSCPVLKKRCEEGTGEDWHKIAHVPHIRLR, encoded by the exons ATGGGTGTATGTACAAAAGGAATCTCTGCAATCTGCACGGGCTATGAAACCACATTTGGTGAGACATTCTACGATAACAATAATAGGGGGTTTCCATCTTTGCAACTTTG CCATCTTCACTGGTCAAAGCAAAACCAATCTCTAATCTTTGTCTTTCTTTCTTCGAGGTGCGATAGGCAAGGAGATCATCAAGAAGAGAGTTCAGAACTTGTTGCAATAGGCAAGGAGATCATCAAGAAATGTGGAGGATCGCCTCTTGCAGCACTGGCATTAGGAGGTGCGATGAATTCTAGAAGCACCGAAAAAGAATGGGTTGAAGTTCAGAGAAGTGATCTTTGGAGTTTACCAGaagagaatgatattatgcgtGTCTTGAGATTAAGCTACTCTTGTTTATCGCCAACACTAAAGCAGTGTTTTGGCTTTTGTGCCATATTTCCCAAAGATGAAGAAATCATGAAGCAGGATTTGATTCATCTTTGGATTGCTAATGGGTTTATTTCATCACGGCTAAATTTGGAGGTGGAGGAGGTTGGCGACATGGTTTGGAATGAATTATGCCAAAAATCATTCTTCCAATATGTGAGGAGTGATGATTCTTCTGGGAACATTTATTTCAAGATGCATGATTTAGTCCATGATCTTGCTCAATCTGTTTCAGAGCAAGAGTGTATATACTTGGAGTCGGAGAAACAAAGCCTAGGTGATTTTTCAAGAAACCTCCATCACATTGGTTTTTCAGCCTTAAATAGAAGTCAACTCAAGAAGAGAGACTTAGAGAAAGTTGAATCCTTGAGAACATTGTATAAATTGAATATAGATCAACCGACTCCAACAAATCATTCTCTTCGGGTTTTGTGCATATATCGTGGAAAGAAACCATCTTTTGGGAGTTTAACTTGCTTGAGGTATTTGGAACTTTGTGATTTAGATAATATAAAGAGCTTGCCTCCTAGTATTTGCAATTTGCGTAAATTGGAAATCCTGAAACTAATAGCGTTGTGGAGACTTCACGATCTACCAAAACAGTTGACTAAGATGCAAAATCTCCGACATCTTATCATTGAAGCATGTACTTCTCTATCTAGTATGTTTCCTGACGCTCACAAATTACGTGATCTGAGAACACTAAGTAAATACATTGTGAAATCAGAGAAAGGGCATAGTTTGACGGAATTACGTGATTTGAATCTGGGAGGAAGGCTAAACATCTCAGGCCTAGGAAATGTTGGGAGTATATCTGAAGCTGAAGATGCCAACTTGAAGGGTAAACAAGACCTTCGAGAATTGATTTTGTCATGGAGCAATAGTGGTTGGAGGAAGTCGGTAGTGGGAGCAGAAGAAGTACTTGAAGCGCTTCAACCTCACTCCACACTCAAGCTGTTGACGATACACGCCTATGAGGGATTACATTGGCCAACTTGGATGGGAAACAATTCTGCAACCaacaatttaatttctcttcactTTTACGATTGTCAAAACTGCCATTTACCTCCAGTAGGCAAACTTCCATGTCTAAAGAAGCTTGTGGTATCAGGCATGGATGATGTGCAGTACATTGACGAAGATGAAAGTTATGATAATGTGGAAGCAACCCCATTATTCCGATCTTTGGAGGAATTGGAGGTCCACAAATTGCCAAACATGGAGCGGTTGTTGAAACGGGAAACAACACACATGTTGCTCTCTCTTTCTTACCTCTACATCAATAACTGCCCTAAACTGCAATTGccatgccttccaagtgttaaAAAACTCCATGTTAGGGAATGTAGCAATGAGCAACTGAAGTCAATTTCTAATCTCAACGGTCTTAATGACCTTGATCTTCATGGAAGTGATCAAGTGTTGTGCTTCCCAGAGGGGATGAGGGACAACATGACCTCTCTTGCAACTCTGGAGATATATTCTTTCAGAGAATTGAAGGAACTGCCATCTGACATCACAAAACTCACTGCTTTGTCTCATCTAACCATCAATGACTGTGGAAAGCTGGAGTGTTTACCAGAACAGGGTTGGGAAGGCTTATCTTCACTTCGAGAACTGTCAATTGAATTCTGTGAGAGTTTGAGATCCTTGCCTGATGGCGTTCGGCACTTAACTTCACTTCAATCTTTGACTATTAATAGCTGTCCAGTGTTGAAAAAGCGATGTGAGGAAGGAACAGGGGAGGATTGGCACAAGATAGCACATGTTCCCCATATACGTTTGCGGTAA